The Malus domestica chromosome 10, GDT2T_hap1 genome contains a region encoding:
- the LOC103444648 gene encoding protein BYPASS1-LIKE, with protein MPATEYSSAGSNQIGRSIFGLRRDQLNSMETHGLSGGGGGGSGGLNLDSFQTHVADCFLQLSSSHDLLSLPWLRDLLDSFLRIHQEFKTLLILSTKTHISKPTVDRYISDYFERSVKALDVCNAIRDGIEEMRQWLKLLDIVLVALDRDRTLGEGQFRRAKKALVDLAIAMLDDKDSSNTTIAHRNRSFGRNNNTKDHHQQQHRSLGHFRSLSWSVSRSWSAARQLQAIGNNLYAPRPNEIVASSGLAPAVFTINSVLLFVMWALVAAIPCQDRGLQVHFNVPRSFVWAGSMLSLHDRIMDESKRRDRRNACALLKEIHQIERCSRVIGDLADSAHFPLAEAKEKEVRERVQQLSSLCEGIKEGLDPLERQVREVFHAIVKSRTEGMDSY; from the coding sequence ATGCCAGCGACGGAATACTCGTCAGCTGGTTCCAACCAAATCGGACGGTCAATCTTCGGCCTCAGACGCGATCAGTTGAATTCAATGGAAACCCACGGCCTTTcaggtggtggtggcggtggtaGTGGTGGATTGAACCTCGATTCCTTCCAAACCCACGTCGCCGATTGCTTCCTCCAACTCTCCTCCTCCCACGACCTCCTCTCCCTCCCATGGCTCCGAGACCTCCTCGACTCCTTCCTCCGCATACACCAGGAGTTCAAAACCCTCCTCATCCTCTCCACCAAAACCCACATCTCCAAACCCACCGTTGACCGCTACATCTCCGACTACTTCGAGCGCAGCGTCAAAGCCCTAGACGTCTGCAACGCCATCCGCGACGGAATCGAGGAGATGCGCCAGTGGCTCAAGCTGCTCGACATCGTCCTCGTCGCGCTTGACCGCGACAGGACACTCGGCGAGGGCCAATTTCGCCGCGCGAAGAAGGCTCTCGTCGACCTGGCCATCGCAATGCTCGACGACAAGGACTCCTCCAACACCACCATAGCCCACCGGAACCGCTCCTTCGGCCGAAACAACAACACAAAGGATCATCACCAGCAGCAGCACCGGTCGCTCGGCCACTTCCGATCTCTGTCCTGGAGCGTCTCGCGGTCGTGGTCGGCCGCGAGGCAGCTGCAGGCAATCGGGAACAATCTATACGCCCCTAGGCCCAATGAAATTGTGGCCTCCAGCGGGCTCGCGCCGGCGGTTTTCACAATCAATTCGGTTTTGCTGTTCGTAATGTGGGCCCTGGTGGCGGCGATCCCCTGCCAGGACAGGGGACTGCAGGTGCATTTCAACGTGCCGAGAAGCTTCGTGTGGGCGGGGTCAATGCTGTCTCTGCACGATCGGATTATGGACGAGTCGAAGCGGCGGGACCGGAGAAATGCCTGCGCATTGTTGAAGGAGATTCATCAGATCGAAAGGTGCTCGCGGGTGATCGGCGATCTGGCAGACTCGGCGCACTTCCCGCTTGCGGAGGCGAAGGAGaaggaggtgagggagagagtgcaGCAACTGTCGAGTCTCTGCGAGGGGATAAAGGAGGGGTTGGATCCTCTGGAGCGGCAGGTGAGGGAGGTGTTCCATGCCATTGTAAAAAGCCGAACGGAGGGGATGGACTCGTACTGA